CTGAGTGGCATATAACAATTGTTGTTAACTAAATAAAAAGAATACGACTATGAAAAAATGGTATTTTTCGAAAAATGGTCAAGTAACAGGGCCGTTAAACGAAGTTGAAGCAAAAGAATTTCTATTGAAAGATGGCGACTGTTACGGTTGGCACCCTTCATTTACACAATGGAAACCAGTAAGTTGCATTAAAGAGTTCGCTCATATAGTGCCTGCAATGGTTCCGCCAGCGCTGATCCCTCAAGCATTAATTGAAGAATTTGCAGCTAAAGAAAAAGCACTACAAGTCAAAGTCGCTAGCATGGAAGAAAGCGTCTCAACGACTAAAAGTGTGCTGGTTGAGTTTGAACAAGAAATTAATCAATACAAAAAGCTCACCATCAATTTAACTGATGAAGTTAAATCAAACATTGACCCTTTTGAGAGCAAATACAACTCATTCAAAGGCTCATTTGATGAGTTAATTTCGGCATTATCAATTGCGAAAACAGAAGTGAATGAAGTCACAACAGACTTTAATCAACGTGTTGCCAAGCAAGTAGCTGAAAATACTAATAGCATCAGTGCTCCAACTGTTGCTTCAGTAGCTGCACCAGCAGCAAAAGCAGAAAGCGCGAGCATTTCGCCAGATAACGTGTCAGAAATCAGCAACCAGATCCAAAAAGCACTTGCTGAAAGCATGCTTAAATCAGCTGAAGAAGACAGCGCAGTT
This window of the Shewanella goraebulensis genome carries:
- a CDS encoding DUF4339 domain-containing protein is translated as MKKWYFSKNGQVTGPLNEVEAKEFLLKDGDCYGWHPSFTQWKPVSCIKEFAHIVPAMVPPALIPQALIEEFAAKEKALQVKVASMEESVSTTKSVLVEFEQEINQYKKLTINLTDEVKSNIDPFESKYNSFKGSFDELISALSIAKTEVNEVTTDFNQRVAKQVAENTNSISAPTVASVAAPAAKAESASISPDNVSEISNQIQKALAESMLKSAEEDSAVAELTATKTVSATKSLDPVAVAPKKPKPKIDKIEFSEDISEDKQADETGVTGVTSIIKSVFKGDTKRNEKKSETPDDVNQLAASTEAKAKTEKSADSANDGTAEESEEEKEGRMRRRRRRTHYIAS